Proteins found in one Miscanthus floridulus cultivar M001 chromosome 4, ASM1932011v1, whole genome shotgun sequence genomic segment:
- the LOC136549565 gene encoding cycloartenol-C-24-methyltransferase 1-like, which translates to MVNKYYDLATSFYEYGWGESFHFAHRWNGESLRESIKRHEHFLALQLGLKPGMKVLDVGCGIGGPLREIARFSSTSVTGLNNNEYQITRGKELNRLAGISGTCDFVKADFMKMPFDDNTFDAVYAIEATCHAPDPVGCYKEIYRVLKPGQCFVVYEWCITDHYDPNNATHKRIKDEIELGNGLPDIRSTRQCLQAVKDAGFEVVWDKDLAEDSPLPWYLPLDPSRFSLSSFRLTSVGRMITRTMVKALEYVGVAPQGSERVSNFLEKAAEGLVEGGKKEIFTPMYFFLVRKPLSE; encoded by the exons ATG GTTAATAAATACTATGATCTCGCCACTAGCTTCTACGAGTATGGTTGGGGTGAATCATTCCACTTTGCTCACAG ATGGAATGGAGAATCCTTACGCGAAAGCATCAAGCGACATGAGCATTTTCTTGCCCTGCAACTTGGTTTGAAACCTGGAATGAAG GTTTTAGATGTGGGCTGTGGAATAGGTGGTCCGCTGAGAGAAATTGCAAGATTTAG CTCAACGTCAGTTACCGGATTGAATAACAATGAGTACCAGATAACCAGGGGAAAG GAGCTCAATCGTTTAGCAGGAATTAGTGGAACCTGTGATTTTGTCAAG GCAGACTTCATGAAGATGCCGTTCGATGACAACACTTTCGATGCTGTTTATGCCATTGAGGCGACATGTCATGCACCTGATCCA GTTGGTTGCTATAAGGAGATATATCGTGTGTTGAAGCCTGGTCAGTGCTTTGTCGTGTATGAGTGGTGCATTACTGaccactatgatcctaacaatgCGACCCACAAAAGGATCAAGGATGAAATCGAGCTTGGCAATGGCCTGCCAGATATCAGAAGCACTCGGCAATGTCTTCAGGCAGTAAAAGATGCTGGGTTTGAG GTTGTTTGGGATAAGGATCTTGCTGAAGATTCCCCTTTACCTTGGTACTTGCCCTTGGATCCAAGCCGATTTTCCCTTAGTAGCTTCCGTTTGACTTCCGTGGGACGCATGATTACTCGCACAATG GTCAAGGCCTTGGAATACGTTGGTGTTGCACCACAGGGCAGTGAGAGAGTCTCTAATTTCCTAGAGAAGGCTGCAGAAGGTCTTGTAGAGGGTGGAAA GAAGGAGATCTTCACGCCAATGTACTTCTTTCTTGTTCGGAAGCCTCTTTCGGAATGA